In the genome of Roseovarius sp. Pro17, the window GGGATCACCGCGTTCCTGATCGAAAAATCCATGGCTGGCTTCAGCACGAGCGCGCATTTTGACAAGCTTGGAATGCGCGGATCCAACACTGCCGAGCTGGTGTTCAAGAACGTCGAAGTTCCATTTGAAAACGTGATTGGCGAAGAGGGCAAAGGCGTGCGTATCTTGATGTCCGGCCTTGATTACGAACGCGTGGTCTTGTCTGGCATCGGGACTGGCATAATGGCCGCCTGCCTTGACGAGGTGATGCCCTATATCAGCCAACGCAAGCAGTTCGGCCAGCCGGTTGGTAACTTCCAATTGATGCAGGGAAAGATTGCCGACATGTACACAAAGATGAACAGCTGTCGCGCCTACGTCTATGCCGTCGCCCGCGCCTGCGATCTTGGACAGGTGATCCGACAAGACGCTGCGGCCTGCGTGCTGCTCGCTTCGGAAGAGGCGATGGTGGTTGCTCATCAGGCGGTGCAGGCGATGGGCGGGGCGGGGTTCATGAACGACACGGCGGTGTCGCGTATTTTCCGCGATGCCAAGTTGATGGAAATTGGCGCAGGCACTTCTGAAATCCGTCGTATGCTGATCGGGCGCGAAATGATGGGGTCCATGTCGTGAGGCTGACGTCGCAGATATCGCCGCAATCTGCGGAGTTCAAAGCGAATGTTGCCGCCCATCGGGCGGCGATGGATGCCATTCGTGCGGCGCAGGAAAGTGCGGCATTGGGTGGCGGGGATCGCGCACGCGAACGGCACCTCTCACGCGGAAAACTGCTCCCCCGTGACCGGGTTGCGCGCCTGCTTGACCCGGGCTCGCCATTTCTTGAGGTTGGCGCTTTGGCCGCGCACGGGCTTTACGATGGGGCCTGTCCTGCTGCGGGTCTGATTGCTGGAATTGGCCGCATCGCAGGGCGCGAAGTGATGGTCCTGTGCAATGACGCCACCGTCAAGGGCGGCACGTATTTCCCCATGTCGGTCAAGAAACATTTGCGCGCGCAAGAGATCGCAGAGGCAAACCATTTACCTTGCGTCTACCTTGTCGACAGTGGCGGCGCGAACCTGCCCAATCAGGACGAGGTGTTCCCCGACCGCGATCACTT includes:
- a CDS encoding isovaleryl-CoA dehydrogenase — translated: MFTASMNFTLGDEIEALRDMVHRWAQDRVKPMAADVDAKNIFPSELWKEMGELGLLGITVPEAYGGVEMGYLAHTIAVEEIARASASVALSYGAHSNLCVNQIALNGTPEQRAKYLPKLCSGDHVGALAMSEAGAGSDVVGMKLRAERRNDLYVLNGTKYWITNGPEADVLVVYAKTDPGAGSGGITAFLIEKSMAGFSTSAHFDKLGMRGSNTAELVFKNVEVPFENVIGEEGKGVRILMSGLDYERVVLSGIGTGIMAACLDEVMPYISQRKQFGQPVGNFQLMQGKIADMYTKMNSCRAYVYAVARACDLGQVIRQDAAACVLLASEEAMVVAHQAVQAMGGAGFMNDTAVSRIFRDAKLMEIGAGTSEIRRMLIGREMMGSMS